In the genome of Photobacterium sp. TLY01, one region contains:
- the xdhA gene encoding xanthine dehydrogenase small subunit has product MTVLNYLRTHVKKTGTKEGCGSGDCGACTVVLGELVDGKLQYRSVNSCLTFVSSLHGKQLITVEDLQNANKQLHPVQQAMVEYHGSQCGYCTPGFIMSMFALSKNKPAADKEDVMEALAGNLCRCTGYRPIVDAALSLSQEEQLMDQFAELERQTVAKLSKINLSNATLKHDGQYGFSPTSSDELANLLLTHPDARMVAGGTDLALEVTQFHRSIDKLINVGLVSDMKILTETESSIEIGANLPISDCYATLKKYYPDFGELLHRFASLQVRNQGTIGGNVANASPIGDSPPLLIALNAQIVLRRGNDRRTMPLEDYFISYKVTAQQPSEFIEKIIVPKPVIGSQFRAYKLSKRLDDDISAVCGAFTIALSDDGKVADARIAFGGMAAVPKRATNCEAALVGQPWNLETVKTAMAALSDDFEPLSDFRASKEYRALTAANMLHRFYLEQQSNGQIETRVTAYV; this is encoded by the coding sequence ATGACGGTACTGAACTACCTGCGTACCCATGTAAAGAAAACAGGCACCAAGGAAGGTTGTGGCTCTGGTGACTGCGGTGCCTGCACCGTAGTGCTGGGTGAACTTGTCGATGGAAAACTGCAATACCGCTCAGTCAACTCTTGCCTGACGTTTGTGTCTTCCCTGCATGGCAAGCAGCTGATTACGGTTGAAGATCTGCAAAATGCCAACAAGCAGCTCCACCCAGTTCAGCAAGCCATGGTCGAATACCACGGCTCACAGTGTGGTTACTGTACACCTGGCTTTATTATGTCGATGTTTGCGCTGAGCAAAAACAAGCCAGCAGCCGATAAAGAAGATGTGATGGAAGCGCTAGCGGGCAACTTATGCCGTTGCACCGGTTACCGCCCTATCGTTGATGCTGCCCTGTCGCTAAGCCAGGAAGAACAGCTGATGGATCAGTTTGCTGAGCTGGAACGCCAGACGGTAGCCAAGCTGTCGAAAATCAATCTGTCGAACGCCACTTTGAAACATGACGGCCAGTACGGCTTTTCTCCGACCTCGAGCGACGAGCTGGCCAATCTGCTGCTGACGCACCCGGATGCTCGCATGGTTGCTGGTGGTACGGATCTGGCTTTGGAAGTCACTCAGTTCCACCGCTCAATCGATAAGCTGATCAACGTGGGCCTGGTCAGCGATATGAAGATCCTGACCGAGACTGAAAGCAGCATTGAAATTGGTGCAAACCTGCCGATTTCCGACTGTTATGCCACACTGAAAAAGTACTATCCGGATTTCGGAGAACTGCTGCACCGCTTTGCTTCTCTGCAGGTGCGTAATCAGGGCACGATCGGCGGTAACGTCGCGAATGCCTCGCCAATCGGTGACAGTCCGCCACTGCTGATTGCCTTGAATGCACAGATCGTGCTGCGTCGTGGTAACGACCGCCGCACCATGCCGCTGGAAGACTACTTTATCAGCTATAAAGTCACGGCCCAGCAGCCTTCCGAGTTTATTGAAAAAATCATTGTGCCTAAGCCTGTGATTGGCAGCCAGTTCCGTGCTTACAAACTGTCGAAACGTCTGGACGATGATATTTCCGCCGTCTGTGGTGCATTCACGATTGCGTTGAGCGATGACGGAAAAGTAGCGGATGCCCGTATTGCCTTCGGCGGTATGGCGGCGGTGCCAAAACGTGCCACCAACTGTGAAGCCGCACTGGTGGGTCAGCCATGGAATCTGGAGACGGTCAAGACCGCGATGGCTGCGCTGTCTGACGATTTCGAGCCGCTGTCTGATTTCCGGGCCAGCAAGGAATATCGTGCATTAACGGCCGCGAATATGCTGCACCGTTTCTATCTCGAACAACAGTCCAACGGCCAAATTGAAACAAGGGTAACTGCTTATGTCTAA
- the xdhB gene encoding xanthine dehydrogenase molybdopterin binding subunit encodes MSNHHHNPLSHDEMVAKFAQDLTSGVGKSVKHDSAAKQVTGEAIYIDDRLEFPNQLHVYARTSTYAHAKITKLDVSPCYAFEGVAIAITSKDVPGQLDIGAVLPGDPLLADGIVEFYGQPVIAVAANDMETARKAAQAAIIEYEPLEAVLDVEEALAKKHFVSGSHQHKRGDSEGALASAKHVLEGDLHIGGQEHFYLETQVSSVMPTEDGGMIVYTSTQNPTEVQKLVAEVLGVPMHKVVIDMRRMGGGFGGKETQAASPACLAAVIAHLTGRPTKMRLPRMEDMIMTGKRHPFYNQYKVGFDDDGRIHGIDITVSGNCGYSPDLSNSIVDRAMFHSDNAYYLGDATVTGHRCKTNTASNTAYRGFGGPQGMMTIEHIMDEIAQHLGKDPLDVRKMNYYGHDDRNVTHYYQKVEDNFIHDITEQLEASSEYKERRKAIAEFNKTSPILKKGLALTPVKFGISFTATFLNQAGALIHIYTDGSIHLNHGGTEMGQGLNIKVAQVVAEVFQVDIDRIQITATNTDKVPNTSPTAASSGADLNGKAAQNAALTIKQRLIDFACSHFKVTPEEVIFKNGLVQIREELKTFEEIIQMAYFNQVSLSSTGFYRTPKIYYDHEKARGRPFYYYAYGAACAEVVLDTLTGEYKILRADILHDVGASLNPAIDIGQVEGGFIQGVGWLTTEELVWNDQGRLMTSGPASYKIPAIADMPIDFRTHLLENRSNPEDTVFNSKAVGEPPFMLGMSVWSAIKDAIRSVAEPGTLVKLDTPATPERVLWAINEVQPSSSQPFLSRRKKEEAETATSEQAQ; translated from the coding sequence ATGTCTAATCATCACCATAACCCATTGAGTCACGATGAAATGGTGGCGAAATTCGCGCAGGATCTGACTTCCGGCGTGGGTAAAAGCGTAAAGCATGACAGCGCTGCCAAACAAGTAACTGGCGAAGCCATTTATATCGATGACCGGCTGGAATTTCCAAACCAGTTGCACGTGTATGCACGTACCAGTACGTATGCGCACGCCAAAATTACCAAGCTGGACGTCAGCCCATGCTACGCCTTTGAAGGCGTTGCCATCGCTATCACCAGCAAAGATGTACCGGGCCAGCTGGACATCGGTGCGGTATTACCGGGCGATCCCCTGCTGGCAGACGGCATTGTTGAATTCTACGGTCAGCCTGTGATTGCGGTTGCCGCCAATGATATGGAAACAGCCCGCAAAGCCGCTCAGGCGGCCATCATCGAATACGAACCCCTGGAAGCCGTATTGGATGTTGAAGAGGCACTGGCCAAGAAGCACTTCGTCTCAGGCAGTCACCAGCACAAGCGTGGCGACTCTGAAGGCGCACTGGCGAGCGCGAAGCACGTGCTGGAAGGCGATCTGCATATCGGCGGTCAGGAACACTTCTATCTGGAAACCCAGGTCAGCTCTGTGATGCCAACCGAAGACGGCGGCATGATAGTGTACACCTCTACCCAGAACCCGACTGAAGTGCAGAAACTGGTCGCTGAAGTGCTGGGTGTGCCGATGCACAAAGTAGTGATCGACATGCGTCGCATGGGTGGCGGTTTCGGTGGTAAAGAAACGCAGGCTGCAAGCCCGGCGTGTCTGGCTGCTGTGATTGCACACCTGACAGGCCGCCCGACCAAAATGCGTCTGCCCCGTATGGAAGACATGATCATGACGGGTAAACGCCACCCGTTCTACAACCAGTATAAAGTCGGTTTTGATGATGACGGTCGCATTCACGGTATTGATATTACAGTATCCGGTAACTGTGGTTATTCACCGGATCTGTCAAACTCTATCGTCGACCGTGCCATGTTCCACTCTGACAACGCCTACTATCTGGGCGATGCCACAGTGACAGGTCACCGCTGTAAAACCAATACAGCGTCAAATACCGCTTACCGTGGCTTCGGTGGCCCGCAAGGTATGATGACCATTGAGCACATCATGGACGAAATCGCCCAGCATCTGGGCAAAGATCCGCTCGATGTGCGCAAGATGAACTATTACGGCCATGATGATCGCAATGTCACCCACTACTACCAGAAAGTGGAAGACAACTTCATTCACGACATCACTGAGCAGCTGGAAGCCAGCAGTGAATATAAAGAACGCCGTAAGGCGATTGCCGAATTCAACAAAACCAGCCCGATTCTGAAAAAAGGTCTGGCGCTGACACCGGTGAAATTCGGTATCTCGTTTACAGCCACTTTCCTGAACCAGGCGGGCGCGCTGATCCACATTTACACCGATGGCAGTATTCATCTCAACCACGGTGGTACAGAGATGGGTCAGGGTCTGAATATCAAAGTGGCTCAGGTCGTGGCAGAAGTGTTTCAGGTGGATATCGACCGGATTCAGATCACGGCGACCAACACCGACAAAGTCCCGAATACTTCGCCAACGGCGGCATCCTCTGGTGCTGACCTGAACGGTAAAGCGGCTCAGAATGCCGCGCTGACCATCAAACAGCGCCTGATCGATTTTGCCTGCAGCCATTTTAAAGTCACGCCGGAAGAAGTGATCTTTAAAAACGGCCTGGTGCAAATTCGTGAAGAACTGAAAACCTTTGAAGAAATCATTCAGATGGCTTACTTCAATCAGGTTTCGCTGTCGAGCACAGGCTTCTACCGCACACCTAAGATTTACTACGATCATGAGAAAGCGCGCGGTCGCCCATTCTACTACTACGCCTACGGTGCAGCCTGTGCCGAAGTGGTACTGGATACCCTGACCGGTGAATACAAAATCCTGCGTGCCGACATCCTGCATGATGTAGGTGCTTCCCTGAACCCGGCGATTGATATCGGTCAGGTTGAAGGTGGCTTTATCCAGGGTGTGGGCTGGCTGACGACAGAAGAGCTGGTGTGGAACGATCAGGGCCGCCTGATGACCAGCGGTCCGGCGAGCTACAAGATCCCGGCCATTGCTGATATGCCGATTGATTTCCGCACGCATCTGCTGGAAAACCGAAGCAACCCGGAAGACACAGTCTTCAACTCTAAAGCCGTGGGTGAGCCGCCGTTCATGCTGGGGATGTCGGTCTGGAGCGCCATTAAAGACGCCATCCGTTCAGTTGCTGAGCCAGGTACTTTAGTGAAACTGGACACCCCGGCAACACCAGAGCGCGTACTGTGGGCTATTAACGAAGTGCAACCGTCTTCGTCTCAACCTTTCCTGAGCCGCAGGAAGAAAGAAGAGGCAGAGACAGCAACCAGTGAACAAGCCCAGTAA
- the xdhC gene encoding xanthine dehydrogenase accessory protein XdhC, whose product MFKDNWIHALAELDQRGEPCVMVTVLADRGSVPRDAGTKMLVTRNEIIATIGGGHLEHKAIKLAREMLLTGDRHPRVEHFNLGARLGQCCGGMATLSLEPIGQQQHHLVLFGAGHVAKALIHIVSTLPFRVTWIDQRESEFPAELPLGVTKLVSDDPVGEIRDMPANSYYLVMTHNHQLDFELAREILNRNDTAYFGMIGSLTKRKKFDYRLSQRGYDDETIRRMVCPIGIDAVKGKHPAEIAVSVAGELIAHYQGETLADKREDSAATELNDSTDNQVA is encoded by the coding sequence ATGTTTAAAGACAACTGGATTCATGCCCTGGCTGAACTGGATCAACGTGGTGAACCTTGTGTCATGGTCACTGTACTGGCAGACCGGGGTTCAGTACCTCGTGATGCCGGCACCAAAATGCTGGTGACCCGTAACGAGATCATCGCCACCATTGGCGGCGGTCACCTGGAGCACAAAGCGATCAAACTGGCACGGGAAATGCTGCTGACCGGAGACAGACATCCGCGCGTCGAGCACTTCAATTTAGGTGCCAGACTGGGCCAGTGCTGCGGCGGTATGGCCACCTTGAGCCTGGAGCCGATTGGTCAGCAACAACACCATCTGGTGCTTTTTGGTGCAGGCCATGTCGCGAAAGCGTTAATCCATATTGTCAGTACATTGCCTTTTCGCGTGACCTGGATCGATCAGCGGGAAAGTGAATTCCCTGCCGAGCTGCCACTCGGTGTCACCAAGCTGGTGTCTGATGATCCGGTTGGCGAGATCCGCGATATGCCCGCCAACAGTTATTATCTGGTGATGACGCACAATCATCAGCTGGATTTTGAACTGGCAAGGGAAATCCTCAACAGAAATGATACTGCCTATTTTGGCATGATAGGGTCGCTGACCAAGAGGAAGAAGTTTGATTATCGACTGTCACAACGCGGCTACGATGATGAAACCATACGGCGTATGGTCTGCCCGATTGGGATTGATGCCGTCAAGGGTAAGCATCCGGCTGAAATTGCGGTTTCCGTCGCGGGCGAGCTGATTGCCCACTATCAGGGCGAAACCCTGGCCGATAAACGCGAGGACTCTGCTGCCACAGAGCTCAATGACAGCACCGACAATCAAGTCGCCTGA
- the guaD gene encoding guanine deaminase yields the protein MTLQRTAYRSAILHSIADPQEVGLENSFEFFEDGVLVVDNGHILDVGPAEEVLARHPSSMPVTQYEHKLITAGFIDTHIHYPQTGMIASYGEQLLDWLENYTFPEELKFKNPVYARQVANIFFDELASNGTTTALVFGTVHKESVDVFFEEAEKRKLRMIAGKVLMDRNAPDYLTDTPESGYQDSKALIEKWHNKDRLLYAVTPRFAPTSTPEQLATVGKLLEEYPDVYMHTHLSENKKEIEWVLELFPERDSYLDVYDHYKLLKNRAVFAHGVHLTDCECKRLSETGSAISFCPTSNLFLGSGLFNLPKMEQHGVRVGMGTDVGAGTSFSLLQTMSEAYKILQLQQQKLHPLKSLYLSTLGGAKALYLDDKIGNLKPGKEADFVVLDLHATPLMSFRMQQAKTLEEQLFVLMSLGDDRTVSKTFVYGEKAYDAEGTTEPEMVTKKKAS from the coding sequence ATGACATTACAACGCACGGCTTATCGCTCAGCGATTTTGCACAGCATTGCCGATCCCCAGGAAGTCGGCCTTGAAAACAGCTTTGAATTTTTTGAAGACGGTGTTCTGGTGGTTGATAACGGCCACATTCTGGATGTGGGCCCGGCCGAAGAAGTACTGGCACGCCACCCGTCCTCAATGCCCGTTACTCAGTATGAACACAAGCTGATCACTGCCGGCTTTATCGATACCCATATTCACTATCCGCAAACCGGCATGATTGCTTCTTACGGCGAGCAGTTGCTGGACTGGCTGGAAAACTACACCTTCCCGGAAGAGCTGAAGTTTAAAAACCCGGTTTATGCACGTCAGGTTGCCAATATTTTCTTTGATGAGCTGGCCAGCAACGGAACAACCACCGCACTGGTTTTCGGTACAGTACATAAAGAATCGGTAGATGTGTTTTTCGAAGAAGCTGAAAAACGCAAACTGCGCATGATTGCCGGTAAAGTGCTGATGGATCGCAACGCGCCGGATTACCTGACAGATACCCCGGAATCCGGTTATCAGGACTCAAAAGCGCTGATAGAAAAATGGCACAACAAAGACCGCCTGCTGTATGCCGTGACGCCGCGTTTCGCGCCAACCAGCACACCAGAGCAACTGGCCACAGTCGGTAAATTGCTGGAAGAGTATCCGGACGTGTACATGCACACCCATCTTTCTGAAAACAAGAAAGAAATTGAGTGGGTACTGGAACTTTTCCCTGAACGTGACAGTTACTTAGATGTATACGATCATTACAAGCTGTTGAAAAACAGAGCGGTATTTGCCCACGGTGTTCATTTAACCGATTGTGAGTGCAAACGACTTTCAGAAACCGGTTCTGCCATTTCGTTCTGCCCGACGTCTAACCTGTTCCTTGGCTCTGGTTTATTCAATCTGCCAAAAATGGAACAACATGGTGTTCGTGTCGGTATGGGCACCGATGTTGGTGCAGGCACCAGTTTCTCACTGCTCCAGACTATGAGTGAAGCCTATAAGATTCTGCAGTTACAGCAGCAGAAACTGCATCCGCTGAAATCTCTGTATCTGTCGACACTGGGCGGTGCCAAAGCCCTGTACCTGGACGACAAAATAGGCAACCTGAAACCCGGCAAAGAAGCAGATTTCGTGGTACTGGATCTGCACGCCACACCGTTAATGTCTTTCCGCATGCAGCAAGCAAAAACGCTGGAAGAGCAACTGTTTGTGCTGATGAGTCTGGGTGATGACCGCACCGTCAGCAAAACCTTCGTCTATGGCGAAAAAGCCTACGATGCCGAAGGCACAACCGAACCAGAAATGGTAACTAAGAAAAAAGCGAGCTAA